In one Saimiri boliviensis isolate mSaiBol1 chromosome 3, mSaiBol1.pri, whole genome shotgun sequence genomic region, the following are encoded:
- the CSN3 gene encoding kappa-casein — MKSFLLVVNVLALSLPFLAAEIQNQEKQACRENDERQLYQKIVPYIPIYYVLNSYPYYRTNWYQKRPAIAINTPYVSRPYYPSPVRPYAQVPQWQYLPNIHTPTVVHRPKLHPSFIAIPPKKIQDKIIIPTINTITTVEPTPTPTTVTMVKRVVTPEASSESIITSTPVTTTVSVTTPMA, encoded by the exons ATGAAGAGTTTTCTTCTAGTTGTGAATGTTCTGGCATTATCCCTGCCTTTTTTG GCTGCAGAGATTCAAAACCAGGAAAAACAAGCA tGCCGTGAAAATGATGAAAGACAATTATATCAGAAAATAGTTCCATATATCCCAATATATTATGTGCTGAATAGCTATCCATATTATAGAACCAATTGGTACCAAAAGAGACCAGCTATAGCAATTAATACTCCATATGTGTCTCGCCCATATTATCCAAGCCCAGTTAGGCCATATGCCCAAGTTCCTCAGTGGCAATACCTACCAAATATCCACACACCCACCGTGGTACATCGCCCAAAACTACATCCATCATTTATTGCCATCCCCCCAAAGAAAATTCAGGATAAAATAATCATCCCTACTATCAATACCATCACTACTGTTGAGCCTACACCAACTCCTACTACTGTAACAATGGTGAAGAGGGTGGTCACTCCAGAAGCTTCCTCAGAGTCCATCATCACAAGCACCCCTGTGACAACCACAGTCTCAGTTACTACACCTATGGCATAA